One stretch of Chaetodon auriga isolate fChaAug3 chromosome 18, fChaAug3.hap1, whole genome shotgun sequence DNA includes these proteins:
- the LOC143336530 gene encoding claudin-20-like produces MLSAAIQILAFALALLGVLGTTVATLLPNWKVSINAWSSIMTPISQMQGLWMDCVWYSSGVFSCTMKNSMLSLPAYLQTTRAAMVLSCILALFGLCLASLGLKCTRWGGSRRAKGHTAIAAGGCFILASFLCLVPASWFTNEVITAFLTTDLPDSSKYQPGGALCVTFISAGFLLAGGVIFCFSCPGKRTGRPDNTSSADPDRLLMYLDEQRRQQLQTELVQPKNRQKTVQLQMDKVKQEKPPQEKPEQNKEQKLYSSPSKLPQKDIKDSYSLQEYV; encoded by the coding sequence ATGCTGTCCGCCGCCATTCAGATCCTGGCGTTCGCCCTGGCGCTCCTGGGCGTCCTCGGCACCACCGTGGCCACTCTGCTGCCCAACTGGAAGGTGAGCATCAATGCCTGGTCCAGCATCATGACCCCCATCTCGCAGATGCAGGGGCTGTGGATGGACTGCGTCTGGTACAGCTCCGGCGTCTTCAGCTGTACCATGAAGAACTCAATGCTGTCGCTGCCGGCGTATCTGCAGACCACACGGGCCGCCATGGTTCTGTCCTGCATATTGGCATTGTTTGGACTCTGCCTCGCCTCCCTGGGGCTCAAATGTACCCGTTGGGGGGGCAGCCGCCGAGCGAAGGGGCACACGGCCATCGCTGCAGGGGGCTGCTTCATCCTGGCCAGCTTTCTCTGTCTGGTCCCTGCATCCTGGTTCACCAACGAAGTCATCACCGCTTTCCTGACCACGGACCTGCCTGACAGCAGTAAATATCAGCCTGGAGGAGCTCTGTGCGTGACGTTTATCTCCGCTGGCTTCCTCCTGGCTGGAGGGgtaattttttgtttttcgtgtCCCGGAAAGAGAACAGGACGACCGGACAATACCTCCTCCGCTGACCCTGACAGACTTCTAATGTACCTTGAtgagcagcggcggcagcagctgcagacggAGCTCGTGCAGCCGAAAAACAGGCAAAAGACGGTTCAGCTGCAGATGGACAAAGTGAAGCAGGAGAAACCTCCTCAGGAGAAACCTGAACAGAATAAGGAGCAGAAACTCTACTCATCTCCTTCCAAACTCCCTCAAAAAGACATTAAGGACAGCTACAGCCTCCAGGAGTATGTTTAA